A genomic window from Candidatus Palauibacter scopulicola includes:
- a CDS encoding AbrB/MazE/SpoVT family DNA-binding domain-containing protein, translated as MEATITSKGQVTLPKPIRDRLDLKAGDRIAFSMEDDGRLLVTPVTGSVMDLAGMLPRPPVPLSQEEMDEVVAQEAVRRALRD; from the coding sequence GTGGAAGCGACGATCACCAGCAAGGGGCAGGTCACGCTCCCGAAGCCCATCCGGGATCGGCTCGATCTCAAGGCGGGCGACCGGATCGCATTCTCGATGGAGGATGATGGCAGGCTCCTTGTGACGCCTGTCACGGGGTCCGTCATGGATCTCGCGGGCATGCTCCCGAGACCCCCCGTTCCGCTCAGTCAGGAAGAGATGGACGAAGTGGTCGCTCAAGAGGCCGTTCGCCGGGCGCTACGCGATTGA
- a CDS encoding SDR family NAD(P)-dependent oxidoreductase, translated as MHRAAVTAAAVLISLWPASVAEAMAQEAPAPTPGQNVTLVTGATSGLGRELALRLGARGDHVIVHGRNEERGAEVVDAINAAGPGSARFYRADFASLAEVRAFAETLRADYDRLDILINNAGFGSAPDERWVTEDGHEYRFQVNYLSTFLLTHMLMPRLLDSTPSRIVNVSSGAQTPIDFDDVMIEKDFSGRRAYAQSKLAQIMFTHDLADDLAGTGIVVGSLHPATYMPTEMVRRLGATPRATIDEGADAVMQVVDSDDFESGQYFSGLRPTRANDQAYDAEARARLRELSQELTGLTCNMGRCRLDR; from the coding sequence ATGCATCGCGCTGCCGTGACGGCCGCCGCCGTCCTCATCTCCCTCTGGCCGGCTTCCGTCGCCGAGGCGATGGCCCAGGAGGCCCCTGCGCCGACCCCCGGGCAGAATGTGACCCTGGTCACCGGAGCCACCTCCGGCCTCGGCCGCGAACTCGCCCTGCGGCTGGGCGCGCGGGGCGATCACGTCATCGTCCACGGGCGCAACGAGGAACGCGGCGCCGAGGTGGTGGATGCGATCAACGCGGCGGGGCCCGGGAGCGCGCGCTTCTACCGCGCCGATTTCGCGTCGCTGGCGGAGGTCCGGGCCTTCGCCGAGACGCTGCGGGCCGACTACGACCGCCTGGACATCCTGATCAACAACGCGGGGTTCGGGTCCGCGCCGGACGAGCGGTGGGTCACGGAGGACGGCCACGAGTACCGCTTCCAGGTGAACTACCTCTCCACCTTCCTGCTCACGCACATGCTGATGCCGCGCCTGCTCGACAGCACGCCGTCGCGCATCGTGAACGTGTCTTCGGGCGCGCAGACGCCGATCGACTTCGATGACGTGATGATCGAGAAGGACTTCAGCGGGCGCCGCGCCTACGCCCAGAGCAAGCTCGCCCAGATCATGTTCACGCACGATCTGGCCGATGACCTGGCCGGAACGGGCATCGTGGTCGGCTCCCTCCATCCGGCGACCTACATGCCGACCGAGATGGTGCGGCGCTTGGGCGCGACGCCGCGCGCCACCATCGACGAGGGGGCGGACGCCGTGATGCAGGTGGTGGACTCGGACGACTTCGAGAGCGGGCAGTACTTCAGCGGCCTCCGTCCGACCCGCGCGAACGACCAGGCCTACGACGCCGAGGCGCGCGCCCGCCTCCGGGAGTTGAGTCAGGAACTGACCGGCCTCACCTGCAACATGGGCCGCTGCCGGCTGGATCGCTGA
- a CDS encoding prolyl oligopeptidase family serine peptidase — protein sequence MRHDHSPRILRFSLSFAFLLAAATTDVAAQEGADGYQTPAAELAALVDAPTTPGISLSPDESLMLLTMRPSLPSIGEVAAPELRIAGLRINPRTNGPSRARPSNGLALRTFEGEERAVTGLPENPRIRNARWSPNGSTVAFTHDTDSAVQLWILDVASAAARRLSDLDLVNVGFGAPFNWSPEGDFLYAMAAPAGRGPAPAEPMVPTAPMIEETSGEAAPARTYQDLLQDQHDEALYEYYSTAQLTRVGLDGSVAMVGDPSIFSGASPSPDGEHLLVQTTHRPYSYQVPASRFPRTIEVWDTQGNVVHQVTELPLQDGVPTSFGSVPTGVRSISWRADADATLYWTEAQDGGDALAEADIRDRVFMHAAPFSGEPVAIADLALRYGGVMWADEGFAFVNENWFSTRQQRTYRIDPDAPGEVELIFDLQTEDRYNDPGFPMFTTNARGQGVLMTADGGSSIYLAGQGASPEGNRPFLRKRNLETGEEEELFRSEAPYYEGVVTLLEDGRLMTRRESVDEPPNYFLRDLERGTISAVTEFPHPYPQFAGVRKEAIQYEREDGIPLSATLYLPADYDQERDGPLPTFVWAYPTEFKSAAAAGQRRDSPYQFTRIPYGGAVPYVTRGYAVLDNASMPVIGEGDAEPNDTFRQQLVANAQAAVDEGVRRGVVDPDRVGVGGHSYGAFMTGNLLAHSDIFRAGVARSGAYNRTLTPFGFQREQRLFWEDPDLYLYMSPFMHADKVNEPILIIHGEDDNNSGTFPIQSRRFYAALKGLGATARLVFLPAESHGYAARESVLHVLWETDRWLEMHVKPAKPVTTTDDAGS from the coding sequence ATGCGACACGATCACAGCCCTCGAATCCTTCGATTCTCCCTCTCCTTCGCGTTCCTCCTCGCCGCGGCCACGACGGATGTCGCCGCGCAGGAGGGGGCGGACGGATACCAGACGCCGGCCGCCGAACTCGCCGCGCTCGTCGACGCCCCCACGACCCCGGGCATCAGCCTGAGCCCCGACGAGTCGTTGATGCTGCTCACGATGCGGCCCAGCCTGCCGTCGATCGGTGAGGTGGCGGCGCCGGAGCTGCGGATCGCCGGACTGCGCATCAACCCGCGCACCAACGGCCCCAGCCGCGCGCGGCCCTCGAACGGGCTCGCGCTACGCACGTTCGAGGGCGAAGAGCGCGCCGTGACCGGGCTGCCGGAGAACCCGCGCATCCGCAACGCGCGCTGGTCGCCCAACGGAAGCACGGTGGCGTTCACGCACGACACCGACTCGGCCGTGCAGCTCTGGATCCTGGATGTCGCGTCCGCGGCGGCGCGACGGCTGTCGGACCTCGACCTCGTGAACGTGGGCTTCGGAGCCCCGTTCAACTGGTCGCCCGAAGGCGACTTCCTCTACGCCATGGCGGCGCCGGCCGGCCGCGGCCCGGCTCCCGCGGAGCCGATGGTGCCGACGGCGCCAATGATCGAGGAGACGTCGGGGGAGGCGGCCCCCGCCCGCACGTACCAGGATCTGCTGCAGGACCAGCACGATGAGGCGCTCTACGAGTATTACTCCACGGCGCAGCTGACCCGCGTCGGCCTCGACGGATCGGTGGCCATGGTCGGCGATCCGTCGATCTTCTCGGGCGCCTCGCCGTCGCCGGATGGCGAGCACCTGCTCGTGCAGACGACGCACCGGCCGTACTCGTACCAGGTGCCGGCCTCCCGCTTCCCGCGCACGATCGAGGTGTGGGACACGCAGGGGAACGTGGTCCACCAGGTCACGGAACTCCCGCTCCAGGATGGCGTCCCCACGTCGTTCGGGTCGGTGCCGACGGGCGTGCGGTCGATCTCGTGGCGCGCCGACGCGGACGCGACGCTGTACTGGACGGAGGCGCAGGACGGCGGCGACGCGCTCGCCGAGGCGGACATCCGCGACCGGGTGTTCATGCACGCGGCGCCCTTCTCCGGGGAGCCTGTCGCGATCGCCGACCTCGCGCTCCGCTACGGCGGCGTGATGTGGGCGGATGAGGGATTCGCCTTCGTGAACGAGAACTGGTTCTCCACCCGCCAGCAGCGCACCTACCGGATCGATCCGGACGCGCCGGGGGAGGTGGAGCTGATCTTCGACCTGCAGACGGAGGACCGGTACAACGACCCCGGCTTCCCGATGTTCACGACGAACGCGCGCGGACAGGGCGTCCTCATGACCGCCGACGGGGGGTCCTCGATCTACCTCGCGGGACAGGGCGCTTCGCCCGAAGGCAACCGTCCCTTCCTAAGGAAGCGGAACCTCGAAACGGGAGAGGAAGAGGAGTTGTTCCGTTCCGAGGCGCCGTACTACGAGGGCGTGGTCACGCTCCTCGAGGACGGGCGACTGATGACGCGGCGGGAGTCGGTGGACGAGCCCCCGAACTACTTCCTGCGCGACCTCGAGCGGGGGACGATCAGCGCCGTGACCGAATTCCCGCACCCGTATCCGCAGTTCGCCGGCGTTCGCAAGGAGGCGATCCAGTACGAGCGCGAGGACGGCATCCCGCTCTCGGCCACGCTCTACCTGCCGGCGGACTATGACCAGGAGCGCGATGGTCCGCTCCCGACCTTCGTGTGGGCGTATCCGACCGAGTTCAAGAGCGCGGCGGCGGCCGGCCAGCGGCGCGACTCGCCCTACCAGTTCACGCGGATCCCCTATGGCGGCGCCGTACCGTACGTGACCCGGGGCTACGCCGTGCTCGACAACGCGTCGATGCCGGTCATCGGCGAGGGCGATGCGGAGCCCAACGACACCTTCCGCCAGCAGCTTGTGGCGAACGCACAGGCGGCGGTCGACGAGGGCGTGCGGCGCGGCGTCGTGGATCCGGACCGGGTCGGCGTCGGCGGACACTCCTACGGCGCCTTCATGACCGGCAACCTGCTCGCGCACTCCGACATCTTCCGGGCCGGCGTGGCGCGCAGCGGCGCGTACAACCGGACGCTGACGCCGTTCGGCTTCCAGCGCGAGCAGCGGCTCTTCTGGGAGGACCCGGACCTCTACCTGTACATGTCGCCCTTCATGCACGCGGACAAGGTGAACGAGCCCATCCTCATCATCCACGGCGAGGACGACAACAACTCGGGCACCTTCCCCATCCAGTCGCGGCGCTTCTACGCGGCGCTCAAGGGGCTGGGCGCGACGGCGCGGCTCGTCTTCCTGCCGGCCGAGAGCCACGGCTACGCGGCGCGCGAGTCGGTTCTGCACGTCCTGTGGGAGACCGACCGCTGGCTCGAGATGCACGTGAAGCCGGCGAAGCCCGTCACGACGACGGACGACGCGGGAAGCTGA
- a CDS encoding redoxin domain-containing protein codes for MDARHARLWAAGVALAVGAAGCAPGGDTGDADASAAAGADEAAAQEAAQVALGPVDGHDLPPVDLERVLAGGPAPDFTALSSAGEPITLSDYRGERNVILFFYRGHW; via the coding sequence ATGGACGCGCGTCACGCCCGGTTGTGGGCGGCGGGAGTCGCGCTGGCGGTGGGAGCGGCCGGCTGCGCACCCGGGGGAGACACCGGAGATGCCGACGCCTCCGCGGCGGCGGGGGCCGACGAGGCCGCGGCGCAAGAGGCGGCCCAGGTGGCGCTCGGCCCCGTGGACGGGCACGACCTGCCCCCGGTGGACCTCGAGCGCGTGCTCGCCGGCGGCCCGGCGCCCGACTTCACGGCCCTTTCAAGCGCGGGCGAGCCGATCACGCTTTCGGACTACCGCGGAGAGAGGAACGTCATCCTCTTCTTCTACCGCGGCCACTGGTGA
- a CDS encoding enoyl-CoA hydratase/isomerase family protein, protein MGDRPLARDAREAGEARHDDGRRGKLNAAAEVPLLVEAEGPVRILRLNRPRRLNAVSLPMYEALEAELARIGADFETRVVIVTGTGRGFCSGADLKAHRDREASQAERRAYIETSQRVFRTLQTLPQPVVAAVNGHAIGAGCELALSCDFVIVAEEAKLRMPEVALGTFIGGGTAYTLRRRVGHARAAELILLGRYFTPEEAGAWGLANEVLPAEEVLPAALDLAGRLARNAPISMRLAKRLLDRAESVNAEEALRLEAEALFTCMASEDWREGLEAFAEKRTPAYRGR, encoded by the coding sequence GTGGGAGACCGACCGCTGGCTCGAGATGCACGTGAAGCCGGCGAAGCCCGTCACGACGACGGACGACGCGGGAAGCTGAACGCCGCCGCAGAGGTCCCGCTCCTGGTCGAGGCGGAGGGTCCCGTCCGGATCCTCCGCCTCAACCGTCCCCGCCGTCTCAACGCCGTCAGCCTCCCCATGTACGAGGCGCTGGAAGCCGAACTCGCGCGCATCGGAGCGGACTTCGAGACGCGCGTCGTCATCGTGACGGGGACGGGGCGGGGGTTCTGCTCCGGGGCCGACCTCAAGGCGCACCGCGACCGCGAGGCGTCGCAGGCGGAGCGCCGCGCCTATATCGAGACGAGCCAGCGCGTGTTCCGCACGCTCCAGACGCTGCCGCAGCCCGTCGTCGCGGCCGTTAACGGACACGCGATCGGGGCGGGCTGCGAACTCGCCCTCTCGTGCGATTTCGTCATCGTGGCGGAGGAGGCGAAGCTGCGCATGCCGGAGGTCGCGCTGGGAACGTTCATCGGGGGCGGCACGGCCTATACGCTGCGCCGACGCGTGGGCCACGCGCGCGCGGCCGAACTCATCCTCCTGGGGCGCTACTTCACCCCCGAGGAGGCGGGCGCATGGGGGCTGGCCAACGAGGTGCTCCCCGCGGAGGAGGTCCTCCCCGCCGCCCTCGATCTCGCCGGCCGGCTGGCCCGCAACGCCCCGATCTCCATGCGCCTCGCCAAGCGCCTGCTCGACCGGGCGGAATCCGTCAACGCCGAAGAGGCGCTGCGCCTCGAGGCCGAAGCGCTCTTCACCTGCATGGCCTCCGAGGACTGGCGCGAAGGCCTCGAAGCCTTCGCCGAGAAGCGCACCCCCGCCTATCGCGGCCGGTAG
- a CDS encoding type II toxin-antitoxin system VapC family toxin translates to MIGLDTNILVRFVTRDDRELATAATRLIESRCTAETPGYVCVPVLVELVWVLRRGYRYEKTAVVKVVGKLLGAAELIVEDSETVRLALRDYESGTADFADYLIGRCNHARGFAPTYTFDRRAARDSLFKLAT, encoded by the coding sequence TTGATCGGGCTGGACACCAACATCCTGGTGCGTTTTGTCACGCGGGACGACCGGGAACTCGCGACCGCCGCCACGCGGCTGATCGAGAGCCGTTGTACCGCCGAGACGCCCGGCTACGTGTGCGTACCCGTCCTCGTCGAACTGGTGTGGGTGCTGCGGCGCGGCTATCGCTATGAGAAGACCGCCGTCGTAAAGGTGGTCGGCAAGCTCCTGGGCGCGGCCGAACTCATCGTGGAGGACAGCGAAACGGTTCGACTTGCCCTGCGTGACTATGAGTCGGGTACGGCCGATTTCGCCGACTACCTCATCGGGCGCTGTAACCACGCACGTGGCTTTGCTCCCACGTACACGTTCGATCGTCGGGCGGCGCGGGACAGCCTGTTCAAGCTCGCGACCTGA